Genomic DNA from Halorussus rarus:
CTGGGCCTCGTTCAGCTGGGTCTCGGCCTGGTTCTTCTGGACGGCGACCTGCTGTGCGGTCTCCTGGAGGTCCTGAAGCTCCTCGAGCTTCTCCTGTGCTTCCGGTGGCAGATTACCCTGCATACCTCGGACGACGGGGGCCGGACAGAAAAACCCCCGCTTTCGGTCCGCGGACCGCGTCGACCGACGGCGCCGGGTCTCGGCGGTCTCGCGACTCCTCGCGGGGCTACCCGAGTGCGGTCGTCCGCTCGGCGACCTCGACCAGCGACCCCCACGTGTTGCACCCGGCGCGGAGCGCCACGAGGTCGTCGGCGACGACCCGGACCGCGACCGTGCGTTCGTCGCGGTCGACGACCGCGGCCGAGCGGTCGCCGTCGATCTCGCCGACCTCCTGGGCCACGGCCCGGGCGACCGCTCGGGCCCGCGCGGGCGACTCGTACTCGAATCGGAGCGTCGCGTCGTGGGGACGGCGCGCCGCGTCGGCCGACGCGTCGCTCGCCGGGGGAGTCGCGTCTCGAGACGGGTCGTCGGCGCCGCGGGGTCGGTCGCCCATG
This window encodes:
- a CDS encoding KEOPS complex subunit Pcc1 translates to MGDRPRGADDPSRDATPPASDASADAARRPHDATLRFEYESPARARAVARAVAQEVGEIDGDRSAAVVDRDERTVAVRVVADDLVALRAGCNTWGSLVEVAERTTALG